In Sorghum bicolor cultivar BTx623 chromosome 10, Sorghum_bicolor_NCBIv3, whole genome shotgun sequence, one genomic interval encodes:
- the LOC8065526 gene encoding uncharacterized protein LOC8065526, translating into MFRRRFRMNKSLFLRIVHTLSDWSPYFTQRPDATGRSGLSPLQKCTAAIRMLAYGTSADQLDEVLKIAASTCLEILGKFAEGVIENFGEEYLRPPRSDELEKILQENEARDFPGMLGSIDCMHWAWKNYPKGWACMFTRGDKGVPTMILEAVATRDLRIWHAFFGTAGSQNDINVLNKSPLFIQAIKGEAPAVHYNINGTQYDTSYYLADKIYPEWAVFVKTVTAPQSEEDKLFALMQEGARKDVECAFGVLQSRFDIVRRPARLWKQEDVINIMQACVILHNMIVEDEKDSIREVLDLNENPSATIVLPPKVRTSDNPDPTFAEALH; encoded by the coding sequence atgTTCCGTAGGAGATTTAGGATGAATAAGTCGTTGTTCCTACGTATTGTGCACACACTTAGTGATTGGTCTCCTTATTTCACCCAAAGACCCGATGCAACTGGCAGGAGTGGACTTTCACCGCTCCAAAAGTGTACTGCTGCCATTAGGATGCTAGCTTATGGAACCTCGGCTGATCAACTTGATGAGGTGTTAAAGATTGCTGCAAGCACTTGTTTGGAGATTTTGGGAAAATTTGCTGAAGGAGTGATTGAAAATTTTGGTGAAGAATATCTGCGCCCTCCAAGAAGTGATGAACTAGAAAAAATCTTGCAAGAAAATGAGGCTCGTGATTTTCCAGGAATGTTGGGAAGCATCGATTGTATGCATTGGGCATGGAAGAATTACCCGAAAGGTTGGGCATGCATGTTCACACGTGGTGACAAAGGCGTTCCTACTATGATCCTTGAAGCAGTGGCAACTCGAGATCTTCGTATATGGCATGCTTTCTTTGGTACCGCCGGGTCTCAGAACGACATAAATGTTCTAAATAAGTCACCACTATTCATTCAAGCAATAAAAGGTGAAGCTCCTGCAGTACACTATAACATAAACGGAACACAATATGACACGAGTTACTATCTTGCTGATAAAATATATCCAGAATGGGCAGTATTTGTGAAGACTGTGACGGCCCCTCAGTCGGAGGAAGATAAATTATTTGcattgatgcaagaaggtgcGAGGAAAGATGtcgagtgtgcatttggtgtgctACAATCACGCTTTGATATTGTTCGTCGACCAGCAAGGTTATGGAAGCAGGAGGATGTTATTAACATAATGCAAGCTTGTGTTATACTTCACAATATGATAGTGGAAGATGAGAAGGATTCAATTAGAGaagtcttggatttgaatgagaATCCAAGTGCGACGATAGTGCTTCCACCTAAAGTGCGTACAAGCGACAACCCTGATCCTACCTTCGCAGAGGCACTTCATTGA
- the LOC8065527 gene encoding glutathione S-transferase T3 → MDGFPFPPSPSPALWDAASDDPSSPGFASWDKDPRPPGGFMNYFNNQPHNFHLVGAPIHNKPVSANTEASSPPEVEIMLPQPYNDEENIRIERRILWTEDEDVRLMSAWIEHSTDSTCGADKGGNQYWGEVVESYNKTTPPLRKRNLKQCKDRWHKINRWTDLFECAYVKARRLFTSGYSDQMWIDAAHKFYVADNKDAKLGPFAGIEVWKICRKVTKWKTYNEELKNARKRKSFHLEGDKEENDEILEEMPKRPMGQKAAKKAALVAKKQSKQPSSDEDGNSKESAIDIDKFDRFSKFQEETNAKRLKILELQEKLSSEKLETTKIVHLTAQENKEGKKLEKESKMMEAYNNLISQDTSLMCDAEKTERVAAMKCLRKALFPESI, encoded by the exons ATGGATGGGTTTCCGTTCCCCCCTTCACCGTCTCCAGCTCTGTGGGATGCGGCCAGCGATGATCCTTCTTCTCCTGGCTTTGCATCATG GGATAAAGACCCACGTCCTCCTGGTGGTTTCATGAACTACTTCAATAATCAGCCACACAACTTTCATTTGGTTGGTGCACCTATCCACAACAAACCAGTGTCCGCCAACACCGAAGCAAGTTCACCAcctgaagtggagatcatgctTCCACAGCCTTACAATGATGAAGAAAATATTAGGATTGAGAGACGTATCCTATGGACAGAGGACGAGGATGTTAGATTGATGAGCGCTTGGATAGAACATTCCACAGACTCTACTTGTGGAGCTGATAAGGGTGGTAACCAATATTGGGGTGAAGTTGTTGAATCTTACAACAAGACTACACCGCCACTtcgaaaaagaaatctgaaGCAATGCAAGGATAGATGGCACAAGATTAATAGGTGGACAGATCTCTTTGAATGTGCTTATGTAAAGGCTCGCAGATTATTTACAAGTGGATATTCTGATCAAATGTGGATTGATGCAGCCCACAAGTTCTATGTGGCAGACAATAAAGATGCAAAGTTAGGACCCTTTGCTGGGATTGAGGTTTGGAAAATTTGTAGGAAAGTGACAAAGTGGAAAACATAcaatgaagagttgaagaatgCACGTAAAAGGAAATCATTTCACCTTGAAGGAGATAAGGAGGAAAATGATGAAATTTTGGAAGAGATGCCAAAGCGACCAATGGGTCAGAAGGCAGCAAAAAAGGCAGCTCTTGTTGCAAAAAAGCAGTCAAAACAACCCAGCTCAGATGAAGATGGCAACTCAAAGGAATCTGCTATTGATATAGACAAATTTGATAGATTTAGCAAATTCCAAGAGGAAACAAATGCAAAGCGCTTGAAGATATTGGAACTGCAAGAAAAGCTATCATCTGAGAAGCTTGAGACCACAAAAATTGTCCACCTTACAGCACAAGAGAACAAAGAAGGAAAGAAGCTTgagaaagaatcaaagatgatgGAGGCTTATAACAATCTTATCTCACAAGATACAAGTTTAATGTGTGATGCGGAAAAAACAGAACGAGTTGCTGCCATGAAGTGTCTTAGGAAGGCCCTTTTTCCTGAATCTATCTGA